The following coding sequences are from one Shewanella eurypsychrophilus window:
- a CDS encoding multiheme c-type cytochrome, with amino-acid sequence MSSHCLNLSLSSVLALVAVLTCAYSVQAADFVGTETCIDCHQTEYQDWQGSDHDMSMRHADSSSVRGDFNDITLVHNGMENRFFIKGEQYWVKIAGSDGKLSDYQIKYTLGHDPLQQYMVEFEDGRIQLIPFAWDTRQQESGGQRWYHLYPEQKVTDDFYWTNPGQNWNFMCADCHSTNLSKNYDSQSNRYDTQWSEINVACEACHGPASEHIAWTATDRQTTAIGFSRDLSKPVKNWRWAADSKTAIADKPHATDQLQTCAQCHSRRTQISEDNSLVSQAFGDRYQLNLLDQNHYYDDGQVYDEVFVYGSFLQSKMHKAGVACSNCHNPHSNKLVIEGNALCAQCHKPSVFDVSGHHQHEADSAGAQCINCHMPQTTYMQIDERRDHSFSIPNPSQTIKLNSPNACNRCHQDESAEWALQHTNKWHDADSDSESKHFGDAFYGARLGDPNASHTLSYIAQDIKQANIVRAAALERLQNYPGRNGVVAIVRATRNHDENIRLGAITAAKPYPIKDRWRLLSPALKDPVLAIRTTAASSLVNDWQELTKQQQNQLKSALNEYIKVQEFNSDRGFARTNLGNIHQSLGQLKRAEQYYLESIKIEPIFASAYVNLADLYRGQKKEQQALLILNQGMLAQPSDANLPFSYALALLRINQDKQAIKYLQQATKLAPENSRFWYVYGIALIPVSTDKASTALNEAYQTSGNPQYLYALCEHLINNRSEDVQRCLTQLTPLVPAEVIEQLEVKH; translated from the coding sequence ATGTCATCTCATTGTTTGAATCTTTCACTTTCATCAGTACTGGCACTCGTAGCTGTATTAACCTGCGCCTACAGTGTACAAGCTGCCGACTTTGTCGGCACCGAGACTTGTATCGATTGCCATCAAACTGAGTATCAAGATTGGCAAGGCTCAGATCATGATATGTCGATGCGCCATGCAGACTCTAGTTCGGTTCGGGGTGATTTTAACGATATCACACTCGTGCATAATGGCATGGAGAATCGATTCTTTATTAAAGGTGAACAATATTGGGTCAAGATTGCAGGCAGTGATGGCAAGCTAAGCGATTATCAAATCAAGTACACCTTAGGCCATGATCCGCTGCAACAATATATGGTTGAGTTTGAAGATGGCAGAATACAATTGATCCCATTTGCATGGGATACTCGCCAGCAAGAGAGCGGCGGTCAACGCTGGTACCACCTCTACCCTGAACAGAAAGTCACAGATGATTTTTATTGGACCAACCCAGGTCAAAACTGGAACTTCATGTGCGCAGATTGCCACTCAACTAACTTATCTAAAAACTACGACTCACAAAGTAATCGTTACGATACTCAGTGGTCTGAAATCAATGTCGCTTGTGAAGCTTGCCATGGACCTGCCAGTGAACATATCGCTTGGACAGCAACAGATAGACAAACCACAGCAATAGGTTTTTCACGGGATTTATCTAAACCTGTCAAGAACTGGCGTTGGGCTGCGGATAGCAAAACTGCCATTGCGGATAAACCCCATGCGACTGACCAGTTGCAAACTTGTGCCCAATGTCATAGCCGCAGGACACAGATTAGTGAAGATAATTCACTTGTCTCGCAAGCCTTTGGTGACAGGTACCAGCTTAACTTGCTCGATCAGAATCACTATTATGACGATGGGCAAGTCTATGATGAAGTGTTTGTGTACGGCTCTTTCTTGCAATCTAAAATGCATAAGGCAGGGGTTGCTTGTAGTAATTGTCATAACCCACATTCAAATAAGCTAGTGATCGAAGGTAATGCTCTATGTGCACAGTGTCATAAGCCATCAGTGTTTGATGTCAGTGGCCATCATCAACATGAAGCTGATTCTGCAGGCGCCCAGTGCATCAATTGCCACATGCCGCAAACGACATATATGCAAATTGATGAGCGCCGCGATCACAGCTTTAGCATTCCTAACCCATCACAAACGATTAAACTCAATAGCCCAAATGCTTGTAATCGATGCCATCAAGATGAAAGCGCTGAATGGGCTTTGCAACACACTAACAAGTGGCATGACGCAGACAGCGATAGTGAGAGTAAGCATTTTGGCGATGCCTTCTATGGGGCACGTCTGGGTGATCCCAATGCCTCACACACACTTTCCTATATCGCCCAAGATATTAAACAGGCAAACATCGTTCGCGCAGCGGCTTTAGAGCGATTACAAAATTATCCGGGCAGAAATGGGGTTGTCGCTATCGTAAGAGCGACACGCAACCATGATGAAAATATCCGCCTTGGCGCTATAACTGCAGCAAAGCCCTATCCGATAAAAGACAGATGGCGCTTACTGTCCCCAGCACTAAAAGATCCAGTTTTAGCTATTAGGACAACGGCTGCCAGCAGCCTAGTGAATGACTGGCAAGAGTTGACTAAGCAGCAACAAAACCAGCTAAAATCGGCCTTAAATGAGTACATAAAGGTACAGGAATTCAATTCAGATAGAGGCTTTGCTCGCACTAACTTAGGCAATATCCATCAATCTTTAGGCCAATTAAAACGTGCTGAACAATATTACCTTGAGTCAATTAAGATTGAGCCGATATTTGCCAGCGCTTACGTCAACTTAGCGGATCTATATCGAGGTCAGAAAAAAGAGCAACAAGCCTTATTAATACTTAATCAAGGTATGCTAGCTCAGCCCAGTGACGCAAATCTTCCCTTCAGTTATGCATTAGCATTGCTGAGGATCAATCAGGATAAACAAGCGATAAAATACCTGCAACAAGCGACTAAGCTAGCACCTGAAAATAGTCGATTTTGGTATGTGTACGGCATAGCTCTGATCCCTGTGTCCACAGATAAAGCCAGTACGGCGCTTAATGAGGCCTATCAAACCAGTGGTAATCCTCAGTATTTGTACGCTTTGTGTGAGCATTTGATCAATAATCGCAGTGAGGACGTACAGCGCTGCTTAACTCAATTAACTCCACTGGTTCCTGCTGAAGTGATTGAGCAACTCGAAGTAAAGCATTGA
- a CDS encoding thiol:disulfide interchange protein DsbA/DsbL encodes MGVIKWSFAALFIVMASFVISDRAEAKDFVEGVDYVQVRGIPEAISPIVREFFSYNCPHCYRQDPIFEETVELLGDKVKFERTPIGAGRPSWILSQEAYYLAQKLKMIRQVHGNLFKRIHEKEGPFTRPEQLKDFFVQQGVDAKDVDEAMNSIDSSLAIANYDTQAQLAGIRGVPSLLVNGKYLIASKSRTAEELAELVSYLSTLE; translated from the coding sequence ATGGGTGTTATCAAGTGGTCGTTTGCCGCCTTATTTATCGTGATGGCTAGTTTCGTTATAAGTGACAGAGCCGAAGCCAAGGACTTTGTCGAGGGCGTAGATTACGTGCAGGTGAGAGGGATCCCCGAGGCAATATCACCGATAGTGAGGGAGTTTTTCTCTTATAACTGTCCACACTGCTATCGCCAGGACCCTATTTTTGAAGAAACAGTCGAACTGCTTGGCGACAAGGTTAAATTTGAACGTACGCCTATCGGGGCTGGTCGTCCGAGCTGGATTTTAAGTCAGGAAGCCTATTATCTTGCGCAAAAACTTAAGATGATCCGCCAAGTTCATGGCAACCTTTTTAAGCGTATTCACGAAAAAGAGGGGCCCTTTACCCGACCAGAGCAACTCAAGGACTTCTTTGTACAGCAAGGCGTAGATGCTAAAGATGTTGATGAGGCGATGAACTCTATCGATTCTAGTCTGGCCATTGCCAATTATGATACTCAAGCTCAGTTAGCTGGAATAAGAGGCGTACCTTCACTGTTGGTGAATGGTAAATACCTTATTGCTTCAAAATCGAGAACAGCTGAAGAATTAGCTGAATTGGTGAGTTATTTATCCACACTCGAATAA
- a CDS encoding HD-GYP domain-containing protein encodes MAKAEQIQLPISKLQIGLTVKLPLSWKNHPFLFNRVEIKEEAQIELIKSLGVPYVILLSGEELLPEEIEEVVEEEVKQVIKEVDPKALVRKSLRLSQQRFVKCVNESRAAFSKVGSDPEGAYRSSVTLVEELLDHMLEVDKPFLALVSAGESDSSVTQHGISVAVVALMIAKALDMSKSDMRDIALGCLYHDIGKLKVPDNIRRKKGALTDHEANFMKMHPNFSYDMLSKSGLYNQEVLNIVLHHHEFIDGTGYPDGLKGNKIPMVTQVVSLANDYDRQLWSDNVRSPQVALGYLFKNRAGKHAESLIAVLVKILGIYPPGTLVELSDKSVGKVMMTTEEVKQPQVWACKPDGSEPGLRFLCNEEVLVEKALKLEELSEGAMRVLQADMGVSFYFTGIPS; translated from the coding sequence GTGGCTAAAGCCGAGCAAATACAATTACCTATATCTAAGCTACAAATTGGGTTAACGGTCAAATTACCGCTTTCGTGGAAGAATCATCCTTTCCTATTCAATCGTGTGGAAATTAAAGAAGAAGCCCAGATCGAGTTGATAAAAAGCTTAGGGGTTCCCTACGTGATCTTGCTATCTGGTGAAGAGTTATTACCAGAAGAGATTGAAGAGGTTGTTGAGGAAGAAGTTAAACAAGTTATAAAAGAGGTTGATCCTAAGGCGCTCGTGCGTAAATCGTTAAGGTTGAGCCAACAGCGATTTGTGAAATGTGTCAATGAAAGTCGAGCTGCATTTAGCAAAGTCGGTAGTGATCCTGAAGGCGCTTACCGTAGCTCTGTAACGTTAGTAGAAGAGCTATTGGATCATATGTTAGAGGTTGATAAGCCATTTCTGGCATTAGTGAGTGCGGGAGAATCTGATTCGAGTGTTACTCAGCATGGGATCTCTGTAGCCGTTGTTGCCTTGATGATTGCTAAAGCGCTGGATATGTCAAAGTCTGATATGCGCGATATCGCCTTGGGCTGCTTGTATCATGATATTGGTAAACTGAAGGTTCCAGATAATATTCGTCGCAAAAAAGGGGCTTTGACCGATCATGAAGCCAATTTTATGAAGATGCATCCGAATTTTAGTTACGATATGCTGAGTAAATCTGGACTTTATAATCAAGAAGTCTTGAATATTGTGCTTCACCATCATGAGTTTATCGATGGCACTGGTTATCCTGATGGTCTCAAAGGTAATAAGATCCCTATGGTGACGCAAGTAGTCAGTCTGGCTAATGATTATGATCGGCAGTTATGGAGTGATAATGTTCGCTCTCCCCAAGTTGCTTTAGGTTATCTTTTTAAGAATCGCGCTGGTAAGCACGCTGAATCGTTAATTGCCGTTTTAGTAAAAATCTTGGGTATCTATCCTCCTGGCACTTTAGTTGAGTTATCAGATAAATCTGTCGGTAAGGTGATGATGACCACCGAAGAGGTTAAACAGCCGCAAGTGTGGGCCTGTAAACCCGATGGCAGTGAACCTGGCTTGCGATTTTTGTGCAATGAAGAAGTGCTTGTCGAAAAAGCATTAAAACTTGAAGAGTTATCAGAGGGGGCCATGAGAGTATTGCAAGCTGATATGGGGGTTAGTTTTTATTTCACTGGGATACCGAGTTAG
- a CDS encoding anaerobic sulfatase maturase, producing MQTIKVNQYQGKASKRFHVMSKPIGAACNIDCTYCYYLSKQDLLEYKQGCSPKMPFDELEAYIKQYIQQQNTPEIIFTWQGGEPTMLGLDYFREIVRLQAKYAPTDVTISNDLQTNGILLNDTWCQFLAKHNFLVGLSIDGPEMYHNAYRKNRSGKGTFRQVMRAVELLHHYKVNFATLTCINNLTSKNPLEIYRFLRDVVRSPQIQFIPIAEPKTFRETAPQNWDQHEIPFLGSEQAKPGTRNSVVTSWSVSSEDWGTFLCSVFDEWIVQDIGKVYVQYFEASVETWMGRTNPLCTLGSLCGKGLAMEPNGDVFTCDHYVYPEYKIGNIHEKPLDQMALSPKQQAFGFAKSKTLTKQCQSCDYKFACFGECPKNRFVRSYEGELGHNYLCQGWHKFFKHIDPYMCQIVTAMGYQVRAKQQR from the coding sequence ATGCAGACGATTAAAGTTAATCAATATCAGGGAAAAGCCAGTAAACGCTTTCACGTGATGAGTAAGCCCATCGGGGCTGCATGCAATATCGATTGTACTTACTGCTATTATTTAAGTAAGCAGGACTTACTTGAATATAAGCAAGGCTGCAGTCCTAAAATGCCTTTCGATGAACTGGAAGCCTATATAAAACAATATATTCAGCAGCAAAATACTCCTGAAATTATTTTTACTTGGCAAGGGGGTGAGCCAACGATGTTGGGCTTAGATTACTTTAGGGAAATAGTCAGGTTACAAGCTAAATATGCACCTACTGATGTGACTATCTCAAATGATCTGCAAACTAATGGTATCTTACTAAATGATACTTGGTGCCAGTTCTTAGCCAAGCACAACTTTCTTGTAGGACTAAGCATCGATGGTCCTGAGATGTACCACAATGCCTATCGAAAAAATCGCTCAGGAAAAGGCACTTTTAGACAAGTGATGCGAGCCGTTGAGCTGTTACACCATTACAAGGTGAACTTTGCTACCCTAACGTGTATCAATAACCTGACCAGTAAAAATCCTCTAGAAATTTATCGCTTCCTTCGAGATGTCGTTCGTTCACCTCAAATACAGTTTATTCCTATTGCTGAGCCAAAAACCTTTAGAGAAACGGCGCCGCAGAATTGGGACCAACACGAGATTCCTTTCTTAGGCAGTGAGCAGGCAAAGCCTGGTACGCGTAATTCGGTTGTGACCTCTTGGTCAGTGTCTAGTGAAGACTGGGGAACGTTTCTCTGTAGCGTATTTGATGAATGGATAGTCCAAGACATAGGTAAAGTCTATGTGCAATATTTTGAAGCGAGTGTTGAGACCTGGATGGGCCGAACTAATCCACTATGTACACTCGGATCGCTCTGTGGCAAGGGGTTAGCAATGGAGCCTAACGGCGATGTGTTTACCTGCGACCATTACGTTTATCCAGAATATAAAATTGGTAACATTCATGAAAAGCCACTTGATCAAATGGCATTATCACCAAAACAGCAAGCTTTCGGGTTTGCCAAGAGCAAGACACTCACAAAACAATGCCAAAGTTGTGATTATAAGTTTGCCTGTTTTGGTGAATGTCCTAAAAACCGCTTTGTACGTTCCTACGAAGGTGAGTTAGGCCATAATTATTTATGTCAGGGCTGGCATAAGTTCTTCAAACATATCGACCCTTATATGTGCCAGATTGTCACGGCTATGGGTTATCAGGTGCGTGCCAAACAGCAGCGTTAA
- a CDS encoding SDR family oxidoreductase has protein sequence MKISTVSIVGCGWFGFPLAKHLVKLGYEVSGSKRQGEAANTLQVDGINGFSLDLDNQQFNEESVDIESLELLDFEAKANLIVALHTDAIVINIPPSLRKHPDAYLKRLGFLKSLMDDHLYQRVIFISTTGVYPATGESMTESDASPHSPSSEILLQAESLFSKDYPTSVLRFSGLIGPARHPGRFLAGKKDLSGPDAAVNLVHLDDCIGAVSCLLSSETISPVYNLCASGHPSRAEFYTQAAEHLSLEAPSFGTEPQVEKIIDGSKITKELGFHYRHDSPLDMLDKC, from the coding sequence TTGAAGATTAGCACAGTGAGTATTGTCGGTTGTGGTTGGTTCGGTTTCCCTTTAGCTAAGCATCTTGTCAAACTGGGATATGAAGTCAGCGGCAGTAAGAGACAAGGTGAAGCCGCCAATACGTTGCAAGTTGATGGAATAAATGGGTTTAGTTTAGACCTTGATAATCAACAGTTTAATGAAGAGTCAGTTGATATTGAGAGCCTTGAATTACTCGATTTCGAGGCTAAAGCCAACCTAATTGTAGCTCTGCATACCGATGCGATCGTCATAAATATTCCTCCCTCACTCAGAAAGCATCCAGATGCGTACCTTAAACGACTCGGCTTTTTAAAGTCGTTAATGGATGACCATCTATATCAACGTGTCATATTTATCAGTACCACCGGAGTTTATCCAGCTACGGGAGAGTCAATGACAGAGAGTGATGCTTCGCCTCACTCGCCGTCGAGCGAAATTTTACTTCAGGCTGAAAGCCTATTCTCAAAAGATTATCCTACCAGCGTGCTCAGGTTCTCGGGTTTGATTGGTCCCGCTAGGCATCCTGGGCGTTTTCTTGCGGGAAAGAAAGACTTGTCTGGGCCCGATGCTGCGGTCAATTTAGTCCACCTCGATGATTGTATTGGCGCCGTTTCCTGTCTGCTTTCTAGTGAAACAATCTCGCCTGTCTATAATCTCTGCGCCTCGGGTCATCCAAGTAGAGCTGAGTTTTATACTCAAGCGGCTGAGCATTTGTCATTAGAGGCACCGAGTTTTGGGACTGAGCCCCAAGTCGAAAAAATTATAGATGGCAGTAAGATAACCAAGGAGTTAGGCTTTCATTACCGCCATGACTCACCATTAGACATGTTGGATAAGTGCTGA